In Sandaracinus amylolyticus, the following proteins share a genomic window:
- a CDS encoding peptidoglycan DD-metalloendopeptidase family protein produces MTLFRDAPWLSQPTCSAHPPIAIERMRMTTVVGWRRRPSGWRWHAGLDLLGGVGTPVYAVRDGVCVISVPDGSPGFGGYGVSIVLWHEQDGVFTHYAHLSRRHVEAGAVVQHGDLIAEVGRTSSGRFATMGAHLHFEVRRQVPLELRARLRSRAISYNGRRVVEGSPYPGPRIDPLEPVRFRSVWVNPLEYLATFGIAGPVLPWGEHAGRFSIVPGSAADRCTHGRVASRPSMSARAGALAPSPYPVVSIEPLPDVRDGMDEGPPNERDTHAAHVGIQWPGHVEARMREVHASIDALSRDLLRAYYRQVIPFDFLQNWKSWRESWLALYRERGPDAPLTRRLADEVATRVESYATALEDWRARAHARGVELTAPSLPALRPLRGPIESLANGAGDGVRDAARSIATTATVVGVAVAVVGGLYLVGRMTT; encoded by the coding sequence ATGACGCTGTTCCGCGATGCGCCGTGGCTCTCGCAGCCGACGTGCTCTGCGCATCCGCCGATCGCGATCGAGCGGATGCGGATGACGACGGTGGTCGGCTGGCGCCGGCGTCCGAGCGGGTGGCGTTGGCACGCCGGCCTGGACCTCCTCGGTGGCGTCGGGACGCCCGTTTACGCGGTGCGTGATGGCGTCTGTGTCATCTCCGTTCCCGACGGCTCGCCGGGCTTCGGCGGCTACGGCGTGAGCATCGTGCTCTGGCACGAGCAGGACGGCGTGTTCACGCACTACGCGCACCTGTCGCGGCGGCACGTCGAGGCCGGTGCGGTCGTGCAGCACGGCGATCTGATCGCGGAGGTTGGTCGCACGAGCTCGGGCAGGTTCGCAACAATGGGCGCGCACCTGCACTTCGAGGTGCGGCGACAGGTCCCGCTCGAGCTCCGTGCGCGACTGCGGTCGCGCGCCATCTCGTACAACGGGCGTCGCGTCGTCGAAGGCTCGCCGTATCCCGGCCCGCGCATCGACCCGCTCGAGCCGGTGCGGTTCAGATCTGTGTGGGTCAATCCGCTCGAGTACCTCGCGACGTTCGGGATCGCGGGGCCGGTGCTCCCGTGGGGCGAGCACGCCGGGCGGTTTTCGATCGTGCCGGGCTCAGCGGCGGATCGATGCACGCACGGGCGTGTGGCGTCGCGACCGTCGATGTCCGCGCGAGCTGGTGCGCTCGCGCCCTCCCCTTACCCCGTCGTGTCCATCGAGCCGCTGCCGGATGTGCGCGATGGGATGGATGAGGGGCCGCCCAATGAGCGCGATACGCACGCCGCGCACGTCGGCATTCAGTGGCCGGGGCACGTCGAGGCACGCATGCGCGAGGTGCACGCGTCGATCGATGCGCTGAGTCGCGACCTGCTGCGCGCCTACTACCGCCAGGTGATTCCGTTCGACTTCTTGCAGAACTGGAAGTCGTGGCGCGAGAGCTGGCTCGCGCTCTACCGCGAGCGCGGGCCCGACGCGCCGCTCACGCGGCGCCTCGCTGACGAAGTCGCGACCCGTGTCGAGTCGTACGCGACGGCGCTCGAGGACTGGCGCGCGCGAGCACACGCGCGCGGCGTCGAGCTGACGGCGCCGTCGCTGCCGGCACTGCGACCCCTACGAGGACCGATCGAGAGCCTCGCAAACGGCGCGGGAGACGGTGTTCGCGATGCGGCGAGGTCGATCGCGACGACGGCGACGGTCGTCGGTGTCGCCGTTGCTGTGGTGGGTGGTCTGTACCTCGTTGGGAGGATGACGACGTGA